A genomic stretch from Schaalia odontolytica includes:
- a CDS encoding ABC transporter ATP-binding protein/permease, producing MLELKEIVKAYQTASLVQVALNKVSVAFRDNEFVAVLGQSGSGKTTMLNVIGGLDRFQSGDLVIDGISTKNYKARDWDAYRNNRIGFVFQAYNLIPHQSVLANVELALTLSGVSRSERRRRALDALERVGLKEHVNKKPSQMSGGQMQRVAIARALINDPEILLADEPTGALDSKTSVQVMDLLRDVARDRLVIMVTHNPELAHQYATRIVELADGCVVADSDPFVPEAKDRREAKAARRTSMGFLTAMSLSFNNLMTKKGRTLMTSFAGSIGIIGIAAILALANGTNAYIAKTEEETLGSYPLTIQKTGIDMTAALSVSASDSKDSNPAPDGQVGVSKMRTFADTIRDAKTNDLASLKTYLDNNGGDIDSMVNAVEYDYDLVPQIYQSDTSKETVQVSPDQSMKQMEAGFGSGSFGAMMETNAFYQMPATSSLYTSAYDVVAGSWPTGANQVVLVLDEDGNIPNLFEYTLGFKDHKEFDQLMRQYYQGALGGKKQSGAQSGVQSGVQSGASTATYDYSTILGTTFRRVNAFDRYTWDDTYKVWTDRSNDKDYMKKLVDGGQQLTISGIVKPNSDKGGALRQGIAYTPAMTYQMIEEAAASPIVKAQRSKPEVDVFTGKTFKELADTQKSQSSGFDMSSLFTVDESKLSAAFQIDPSKMQMDLSGLDFSGMDLSGLDFSNLDMSGMDLSSIDLSALAAQSGPQSGMAFDLSSLDLGDLSKELPQLANVDFQTIIRSALADGAVKDGAGEYLSAQASQIAQGFQEYAQKQIEAGGSTDFATLASAYFSQPEVLEQLRAAVSSDQVVDSDKLAANLAKALGDDPALSQIGTDISTQVMNAISTQIAAQLGGTLTQGVSAVIGQVMQEAMTSAMTQMMEQLSTAIGQQIGTTMEQFATNMSSAFSMDPQAFAEAFQSNVDEKSLAALMATMFSTNVPTLDTNLKNLGWADIASPSNISIYPKSFADKDKVKAALDAYNADHKAAGATDKVITYSDIMGTLMSSVTKIVDIISWLLIAFVSISLIVSSIMIAIITYISVLERRKEIGILRSIGASKGDVSRVFNAETVIEGLLAGLMGVGVTYGLCAIANAVAYSSFNVENIAQLSPLTALTLVAVSVGLTVIAGIIPASRASRQDPVEALRSE from the coding sequence GTGCTTGAACTCAAGGAGATCGTCAAGGCCTATCAGACAGCGAGCCTGGTCCAGGTGGCGCTCAACAAGGTCTCCGTGGCGTTCCGCGACAACGAGTTTGTGGCCGTGCTGGGCCAGTCCGGCTCCGGCAAGACGACGATGCTTAACGTCATCGGCGGCCTCGACCGATTCCAGAGCGGCGACCTCGTCATCGACGGCATTTCGACGAAGAACTACAAGGCCCGCGACTGGGATGCCTACCGAAACAATCGCATCGGCTTCGTGTTCCAGGCCTACAACCTGATCCCGCACCAGAGCGTGCTCGCCAACGTCGAGCTGGCCCTGACCCTGTCGGGCGTGTCCCGCTCCGAGCGACGCCGGCGAGCCCTCGACGCCCTCGAACGGGTGGGCCTGAAGGAGCACGTGAACAAGAAGCCCTCGCAGATGTCGGGCGGCCAGATGCAGCGCGTCGCCATCGCACGCGCCCTCATCAACGACCCCGAGATCCTGCTCGCGGACGAACCCACCGGCGCCCTGGACTCCAAGACCAGCGTTCAGGTCATGGACCTGCTGCGCGACGTTGCCCGCGACCGCCTCGTCATCATGGTCACCCACAACCCCGAGTTGGCCCACCAGTACGCGACCCGCATCGTCGAGCTGGCCGACGGCTGCGTCGTCGCCGATTCTGATCCTTTCGTGCCCGAAGCCAAGGATCGCCGCGAGGCTAAGGCTGCGCGCCGCACGTCCATGGGATTCCTGACGGCGATGTCCCTGTCCTTCAACAACCTCATGACGAAGAAGGGGCGCACCCTCATGACCTCCTTCGCGGGGTCCATCGGCATCATCGGTATCGCCGCGATCCTGGCGCTGGCCAACGGCACGAACGCCTACATCGCCAAGACCGAAGAGGAGACCCTGGGGTCCTACCCTTTGACGATTCAAAAGACCGGCATCGACATGACGGCCGCGCTGTCCGTGTCGGCCTCAGATTCGAAAGACTCCAACCCCGCGCCCGACGGTCAGGTCGGCGTCTCTAAAATGCGCACCTTCGCCGACACGATCCGCGACGCCAAGACGAATGACCTGGCCTCCCTCAAGACCTACCTGGATAACAACGGCGGGGACATCGATTCGATGGTCAACGCGGTCGAATACGACTACGACCTCGTTCCCCAGATCTACCAGTCGGACACCTCCAAGGAGACCGTTCAGGTTAGCCCCGACCAGTCGATGAAGCAGATGGAGGCCGGTTTCGGCTCGGGTTCCTTCGGGGCAATGATGGAGACCAACGCCTTCTATCAGATGCCAGCTACCTCCTCGCTGTACACCTCCGCCTACGACGTCGTTGCGGGCTCATGGCCGACGGGTGCGAACCAGGTGGTCCTCGTCCTGGACGAGGACGGCAACATTCCCAACCTCTTCGAGTACACGCTGGGCTTCAAAGACCACAAGGAGTTCGACCAGCTCATGCGCCAGTACTACCAGGGCGCGCTCGGAGGGAAGAAGCAGTCGGGAGCGCAGTCGGGAGTCCAGTCGGGAGTCCAGTCCGGTGCGAGCACCGCGACCTACGACTACTCCACGATCCTGGGCACCACCTTCCGTCGCGTCAATGCCTTCGATAGGTACACGTGGGACGACACCTACAAGGTATGGACTGATCGTTCCAACGACAAGGATTACATGAAGAAGCTCGTGGACGGTGGCCAGCAGCTCACCATCTCGGGCATCGTGAAGCCGAACTCGGACAAGGGCGGTGCCCTGCGGCAGGGGATCGCCTACACCCCCGCCATGACCTATCAAATGATCGAGGAGGCGGCCGCCAGCCCCATCGTCAAGGCTCAGCGTTCCAAGCCCGAGGTCGACGTGTTCACGGGCAAGACCTTCAAGGAGCTCGCGGACACCCAGAAGAGCCAGTCCAGCGGTTTCGACATGTCCTCCCTGTTCACCGTCGACGAGTCGAAGCTTTCAGCAGCGTTCCAGATCGACCCCTCGAAGATGCAGATGGACCTGTCGGGCTTGGACTTTTCCGGCATGGACCTGTCCGGCCTCGACTTCTCCAACCTCGACATGTCGGGAATGGACCTGTCGTCTATCGACCTGTCGGCGCTGGCCGCGCAGTCGGGTCCGCAATCGGGAATGGCCTTTGACCTGTCCTCCCTCGACCTGGGCGACCTGAGCAAGGAATTGCCGCAACTGGCCAACGTGGACTTCCAGACGATCATCCGTTCGGCGCTGGCCGACGGGGCCGTCAAGGACGGTGCGGGCGAGTACCTGAGCGCCCAAGCATCCCAGATCGCGCAGGGATTCCAGGAATATGCCCAGAAACAGATCGAGGCGGGAGGCTCAACCGACTTCGCGACCCTGGCCTCGGCCTACTTCTCTCAGCCCGAGGTCCTCGAGCAGTTGCGTGCGGCCGTCTCTTCGGACCAGGTCGTTGACTCCGACAAGCTCGCCGCGAATCTGGCGAAGGCTCTCGGGGACGACCCAGCCCTATCCCAGATCGGCACCGACATCTCCACCCAGGTCATGAACGCGATCTCCACCCAGATCGCCGCTCAACTCGGCGGCACCCTCACGCAGGGGGTGAGCGCCGTGATCGGGCAGGTCATGCAGGAAGCCATGACGAGCGCGATGACTCAGATGATGGAGCAGCTGTCGACCGCCATCGGTCAACAGATTGGCACCACCATGGAGCAGTTCGCCACCAACATGTCGAGCGCCTTCTCTATGGACCCGCAGGCATTCGCCGAGGCCTTCCAGTCCAACGTGGACGAGAAATCCCTCGCGGCCCTCATGGCGACCATGTTCTCCACGAACGTGCCGACCCTGGACACGAACCTGAAGAATCTGGGGTGGGCGGATATCGCTTCTCCGTCGAACATCTCGATTTACCCCAAGTCCTTCGCTGACAAGGACAAGGTTAAGGCCGCCCTTGACGCCTACAACGCCGACCATAAGGCCGCCGGTGCGACCGATAAGGTCATCACCTACTCCGACATCATGGGAACCCTGATGAGCTCGGTGACCAAGATCGTCGACATCATTTCCTGGCTGCTCATCGCCTTCGTGTCGATCTCTCTCATTGTTTCTTCGATCATGATCGCGATCATCACCTACATTTCGGTGCTCGAGCGCCGCAAGGAGATCGGCATCCTGCGCTCGATCGGTGCCTCGAAGGGCGACGTGTCGCGCGTCTTCAACGCGGAGACCGTCATCGAAGGCCTTTTGGCAGGCCTGATGGGTGTGGGCGTGACCTACGGGCTGTGCGCGATCGCCAACGCCGTCGCCTACTCTTCCTTCAACGTGGAGAACATCGCGCAGCTCTCGCCGCTGACCGCGCTGACGCTCGTCGCCGTGTCCGTGGGCCTGACCGTCATCGCGGGCATCATCCCGGCGTCGCGCGCCTCGCGTCAGGACCCGGTCGAGGCCCTGCGCTCCGAGTAA
- a CDS encoding GNAT family N-acetyltransferase, with product MTDLTQITVPNEGAITDKVKEIYERSFPPEEQIPLPELLKAAELPEVSFVAWVDESRPAGEDGAAGVVALTFSFVFPDLFYLGFLAVDGSTRSAGYGSRILTHFRERHGDVPQLLEIEPLEREAGNYQQRERRLAFYERNGFTVTNMITHEADQTYRVLARDGIVAPQRLEEALNSVTDDPAYASRVTTD from the coding sequence ATGACCGACCTCACCCAGATCACAGTGCCCAACGAGGGGGCGATCACCGACAAAGTCAAGGAAATCTACGAGCGTTCCTTCCCGCCCGAGGAACAGATCCCCCTTCCCGAGCTGCTCAAGGCGGCCGAGCTCCCCGAGGTGTCCTTCGTCGCGTGGGTCGACGAGTCTCGCCCGGCGGGCGAGGACGGGGCCGCAGGCGTGGTCGCCCTGACGTTTTCCTTCGTGTTCCCCGACCTGTTCTACCTGGGCTTCCTCGCGGTGGACGGGTCCACGCGCAGCGCCGGCTACGGCTCGCGCATCCTCACCCACTTCCGCGAGCGCCACGGCGACGTGCCGCAGCTGCTCGAAATTGAGCCTCTCGAGCGCGAGGCTGGGAACTACCAGCAGCGCGAGCGACGGCTGGCGTTCTACGAACGCAACGGTTTTACGGTGACGAACATGATCACCCACGAGGCCGACCAGACCTACCGGGTCCTCGCGCGCGACGGCATCGTGGCGCCGCAGCGCCTGGAGGAGGCGCTGAACTCGGTGACCGATGATCCGGCGTACGCGTCGCGGGTGACGACGGACTGA
- a CDS encoding cation:proton antiporter, translating into MLIIVACQFFAPKVGVASPLILLVIGLAIGFLPQVGAIEVEPHLILEVVLPPLLFSAAVRMPTMDFRREMHAVAMLAIPLVFLSAFAVGFVINWLVPAISLPWGVALGAVLSPTDAVAVSIAKRSGVSHRIITVLEGEGLFNDATSLVLLSAAMNAGLAADEHALNPGLLIGKVALALGIAAAIGWVVGEVGVRLRALIKEPSADTVFSFTMPFIASIPAEHLGGSGLVAAVVAGLVVSRRRAAVISATNRRFSQQNWQTMTLVLESGIFLTMGLQAFGIVEETAAFSGGLAFAAFLAVTLGALIMVIRAVFIAFMFTWLDHRHKRRQRRYEAEAARIERFEKRMHKASEVDADMLEARDLSPEHWEEALNLYRRRLKRRARRNAMRGSDLDYFENEPLGPREGSVIVWAGMRGAITLAAAQTISMHAPMRALLLTIALLIAAGALVIQGLTLPGLIRLVKPKMATGDISEEERAKLLKVMGSALVDTALAQAIHEVDGKTLLSAGVSRTLSRLGHALTDEATGEQVRTAHAADRVLTDIFQDAAAQATVSASEVDDDDHGTVDMSEEEVERSFTRDQIRELALEAIHAQRDALLQARDEGIFSSAALEGALARLDNEEILLVSSHGVDH; encoded by the coding sequence ATGCTCATCATCGTGGCATGCCAATTCTTCGCCCCCAAGGTGGGCGTGGCGTCGCCGCTGATTCTGCTGGTTATCGGCCTGGCGATTGGCTTCTTGCCGCAGGTGGGCGCCATCGAGGTCGAGCCGCATCTCATCCTTGAGGTCGTGCTGCCGCCGCTCCTGTTCTCGGCGGCCGTGCGCATGCCGACCATGGACTTCCGTCGCGAGATGCACGCCGTCGCGATGCTCGCGATCCCCCTCGTGTTCCTCTCCGCCTTCGCGGTCGGCTTCGTCATCAACTGGCTGGTCCCCGCGATCTCGCTGCCCTGGGGCGTCGCCCTGGGGGCTGTGCTGTCGCCGACGGATGCGGTCGCCGTCTCGATCGCGAAACGCTCGGGCGTCTCCCACCGCATCATCACCGTGCTCGAAGGCGAGGGCCTCTTCAACGACGCGACCTCGCTGGTCCTCCTCTCCGCCGCGATGAACGCCGGCCTGGCAGCAGACGAACATGCCCTCAACCCGGGCCTGCTCATCGGCAAGGTCGCTCTTGCGCTCGGTATCGCAGCTGCGATTGGCTGGGTCGTCGGCGAGGTCGGCGTGCGCCTGCGCGCACTCATCAAGGAGCCTTCGGCCGATACAGTCTTCTCGTTCACGATGCCTTTCATTGCCTCGATCCCCGCCGAGCACCTGGGAGGCTCCGGCCTCGTCGCTGCCGTCGTCGCCGGCTTGGTCGTCTCGCGTCGCCGCGCCGCCGTCATCTCCGCGACCAACAGGCGTTTCTCCCAGCAGAACTGGCAGACCATGACCCTCGTCCTGGAGAGCGGAATCTTCCTGACGATGGGCCTCCAGGCTTTCGGGATCGTCGAGGAGACCGCCGCGTTCTCCGGTGGCCTGGCCTTCGCCGCCTTCCTTGCCGTCACCCTCGGCGCGCTCATCATGGTCATTCGAGCCGTCTTTATCGCGTTCATGTTCACCTGGCTGGACCATCGGCACAAGCGCCGACAGCGGCGTTACGAGGCCGAGGCCGCGCGCATCGAGCGCTTCGAGAAGCGCATGCACAAGGCGAGCGAAGTCGACGCCGACATGCTCGAGGCTCGCGACCTGAGCCCCGAACACTGGGAAGAGGCGCTCAACCTCTATCGTCGCCGCCTCAAGCGTCGCGCGCGCCGCAACGCCATGCGCGGATCCGACCTGGATTACTTCGAGAACGAGCCGCTGGGCCCGCGCGAGGGCAGCGTCATCGTCTGGGCGGGCATGCGCGGCGCGATCACCCTGGCGGCCGCGCAGACAATCTCGATGCACGCCCCGATGCGCGCGCTGCTGCTCACGATCGCCCTGCTCATCGCCGCTGGCGCCCTCGTCATCCAGGGCCTGACCCTGCCCGGCCTTATTCGCCTCGTCAAGCCGAAGATGGCGACGGGCGACATCTCCGAGGAGGAGCGCGCCAAGCTCCTGAAGGTCATGGGCTCCGCGCTCGTCGATACGGCGCTGGCCCAGGCGATTCACGAGGTCGACGGCAAGACCCTGCTCTCCGCCGGCGTCTCGCGCACACTCTCCCGGCTGGGGCATGCACTTACTGACGAGGCTACGGGTGAGCAAGTGCGGACTGCGCATGCCGCTGACCGCGTCCTCACGGACATCTTCCAGGACGCCGCCGCTCAGGCCACCGTTTCCGCGAGCGAGGTGGATGACGACGACCACGGCACCGTCGATATGAGCGAGGAGGAGGTTGAGCGTTCCTTCACGCGAGACCAGATCCGTGAACTGGCGCTGGAGGCCATCCATGCCCAGCGCGACGCCCTTCTGCAGGCCCGCGACGAGGGTATCTTCTCTTCGGCGGCACTCGAGGGCGCGCTCGCCCGCCTCGACAATGAGGAAATCCTCCTGGTTTCGAGCCACGGCGTCGACCATTGA
- a CDS encoding protoglobin domain-containing protein → MTAYDHSSGYTYGTDAVPTAPLTLKDLRQIEAAAHVQPGDAELLSRAEPILAPHAMEMVDTWRGILAQKTYLAAHSAHPDGQPNPEYAQASKPRFAQWIIDMCTRERDQAWLDYQYLIGARHMSAAKNAADRADSTPFVPLRYVLAFIAPTVEVGHRLLAEGFEGDELNAVRDAWTRAVTVAVTVWAYAYRDHPEQF, encoded by the coding sequence ATGACTGCTTACGACCACTCGTCGGGGTACACCTACGGCACTGATGCCGTCCCCACAGCTCCGCTTACACTCAAGGATCTACGCCAGATTGAGGCCGCCGCACACGTCCAGCCCGGTGACGCTGAGCTGCTCTCACGAGCAGAACCCATCCTGGCGCCGCATGCCATGGAAATGGTCGACACGTGGCGTGGAATTCTGGCTCAAAAAACGTATCTGGCAGCCCATTCCGCGCACCCAGATGGACAGCCAAACCCCGAGTACGCGCAGGCATCAAAGCCCCGCTTCGCCCAGTGGATCATCGACATGTGCACGCGCGAGCGGGACCAGGCGTGGTTGGACTACCAGTATCTGATCGGCGCACGGCACATGTCCGCAGCGAAGAACGCGGCGGATAGGGCGGACTCGACACCATTCGTTCCCCTACGCTACGTGCTCGCCTTCATCGCGCCGACTGTGGAGGTCGGGCACCGTCTCCTTGCAGAGGGCTTCGAGGGCGACGAGCTGAACGCCGTCCGCGATGCGTGGACTCGCGCTGTGACTGTCGCCGTGACAGTGTGGGCGTATGCCTACCGAGACCACCCCGAGCAGTTCTGA
- a CDS encoding methylated-DNA--[protein]-cysteine S-methyltransferase gives MPTETTPSSSDPALATYNSPIGRLTLAAWGGSIVGVWVAGQRFFGRLYGINEVVAPSSVDLTSPDSRDSVCAEAKWDEADARALGAAASWLDDYVAGAAPSPAAVPLAPTGTDFQRRVWEAMDTIPYGATRTYGQIVAQLLEAGVPASAQAVGGAVGRNPLLLIRPCHRVVAASGPGGYAAGTEAKAWLLAHEAATASSVS, from the coding sequence ATGCCTACCGAGACCACCCCGAGCAGTTCTGATCCGGCACTCGCCACCTACAATTCCCCCATCGGTCGCCTCACGCTGGCCGCGTGGGGCGGTTCGATCGTCGGTGTGTGGGTGGCCGGGCAGCGCTTCTTCGGTCGCCTCTATGGCATCAACGAGGTCGTAGCGCCCTCCTCGGTCGATCTGACCTCGCCTGATTCCCGGGACAGCGTCTGCGCCGAGGCCAAGTGGGATGAGGCCGACGCGCGGGCTCTGGGCGCGGCCGCATCGTGGTTGGATGACTACGTCGCGGGCGCGGCCCCCTCCCCCGCCGCCGTGCCCCTCGCGCCCACGGGCACGGACTTTCAGAGGCGCGTGTGGGAGGCGATGGACACCATCCCCTACGGCGCGACGCGCACCTACGGGCAGATCGTCGCCCAGCTGCTCGAAGCAGGCGTGCCCGCCTCCGCGCAGGCGGTCGGCGGCGCGGTGGGGCGCAATCCCCTGCTCCTCATCCGCCCCTGCCACCGCGTAGTCGCTGCCAGCGGCCCGGGAGGATACGCGGCCGGAACGGAGGCGAAAGCCTGGCTCCTCGCGCACGAGGCGGCCACGGCCTCGTCGGTGAGCTGA
- a CDS encoding nitroreductase gives MTLNEETIDFSSLTASRRSTRAFTEREIPADILDAILADATTAPSWSNTRAFRVAIATGERAARLREHYGRLFDEEIAAQARKAEDPNAEIPIPDGDYPVRKRYPDEVRPAQIEVAKLLYGTYGVERGDIEGRNRVNRRNVTAFDAPVMGFVFVHEDMLPWSAMDAGLMLQTLLLSAKSRGVDSCPVGILATWRAPVEAEFEVPEGYRFITGFALGYADPEAPINAMEAPRPPIQLLEGK, from the coding sequence ATGACACTCAACGAAGAGACGATCGACTTTTCCTCCCTGACAGCCTCACGTCGCTCCACGCGCGCCTTTACGGAGCGTGAGATTCCAGCCGATATCCTCGATGCGATCCTTGCCGACGCGACGACCGCGCCGAGCTGGTCCAACACGCGCGCATTCCGTGTCGCGATCGCGACCGGAGAGCGCGCCGCGCGCCTGCGCGAGCACTACGGACGACTCTTCGACGAGGAGATCGCGGCCCAGGCGCGCAAGGCGGAAGATCCGAACGCGGAGATCCCGATCCCCGACGGCGACTACCCGGTGCGCAAGCGCTACCCGGACGAGGTGCGCCCCGCCCAGATCGAGGTCGCGAAGCTGCTCTACGGTACCTACGGTGTGGAGCGCGGCGACATCGAGGGGCGCAACCGCGTCAACCGCCGCAACGTGACGGCTTTCGACGCGCCCGTCATGGGCTTCGTCTTCGTCCACGAGGACATGCTTCCGTGGAGCGCTATGGATGCAGGCCTCATGCTCCAGACCCTGTTGCTCTCCGCCAAGTCTCGCGGCGTGGACTCCTGTCCGGTCGGCATCCTGGCGACCTGGCGCGCGCCCGTCGAGGCTGAGTTCGAGGTTCCTGAGGGCTACCGCTTCATTACGGGTTTCGCGCTCGGCTACGCGGATCCGGAGGCTCCGATCAATGCGATGGAAGCACCGCGCCCGCCGATCCAGCTGCTCGAAGGGAAGTAG
- a CDS encoding GlsB/YeaQ/YmgE family stress response membrane protein: MLSLIGMVITGAILGALARLIMRGEQNISILWTIILGAVGALIGGTIASFFGVADTSGIDWIRWALSLVAAIGAISVYLKLAGRK; this comes from the coding sequence ATGCTGTCACTTATCGGAATGGTCATCACCGGCGCCATCCTCGGTGCCCTCGCGCGACTCATCATGCGAGGTGAACAGAACATCTCCATCCTGTGGACCATCATCCTCGGCGCGGTGGGCGCGCTCATCGGAGGCACGATCGCCAGCTTCTTCGGCGTCGCCGACACCAGCGGAATCGACTGGATCAGGTGGGCCCTGTCCCTGGTTGCCGCCATCGGCGCAATCTCGGTCTACCTCAAGCTCGCCGGTCGCAAGTGA
- a CDS encoding Asp23/Gls24 family envelope stress response protein, which produces MSKNTIPQTGQQRERNENVEEEKTLRGPLQTEHGVTTIDENVVAKIAGMAAREVPGVYDMGNAVRRAFSAVTDRIPNAQTNVAGGVSVQKGETQAAIEITIVIDYGVSIVEVSNAIRRNVIEQLEGTTGLEIVEVNINVTDVHLPDEDSDDSEAADLK; this is translated from the coding sequence ATGAGCAAGAACACCATCCCCCAGACCGGCCAGCAGCGCGAGCGCAATGAGAACGTCGAAGAGGAAAAGACCCTGCGCGGTCCCCTCCAGACCGAGCACGGCGTGACCACGATCGACGAGAACGTGGTCGCCAAGATCGCCGGAATGGCCGCTCGCGAGGTGCCCGGCGTCTACGACATGGGCAACGCCGTGCGCCGCGCCTTCAGCGCTGTCACCGACCGCATCCCCAACGCCCAGACCAACGTCGCTGGCGGCGTGAGCGTGCAGAAGGGTGAGACCCAGGCTGCCATCGAGATCACCATCGTCATCGACTACGGTGTCTCTATCGTCGAGGTCTCCAACGCGATTCGTCGTAATGTCATCGAGCAGCTTGAGGGCACCACCGGCCTTGAGATCGTCGAGGTCAACATCAACGTCACCGACGTCCACCTTCCTGACGAAGACTCTGACGATTCCGAAGCTGCCGACCTCAAGTGA
- a CDS encoding Asp23/Gls24 family envelope stress response protein: MATATQRAIAQPGPSEDSHPSWEDRGTTTIPSRVVARIAAEAAYETANVGSNAGGLLGIGARHNFHSRPEATCDIYGQVAVIHLNLGLSFPAPLSSVVEDLRHHVRRRVETLTGLNVGKMTIEISWLHPSSHVRKSLT; this comes from the coding sequence ATGGCGACCGCGACCCAGCGCGCAATCGCGCAGCCGGGACCCTCCGAGGACTCTCACCCGTCCTGGGAGGACCGCGGCACCACGACCATTCCCTCCCGAGTCGTCGCCCGGATCGCTGCCGAAGCAGCCTACGAAACTGCGAACGTTGGCTCGAACGCAGGTGGACTCCTGGGGATCGGCGCGCGCCACAACTTTCATTCGCGACCCGAAGCGACGTGTGACATCTACGGTCAGGTGGCCGTCATCCACCTGAACCTGGGCCTGTCCTTTCCAGCGCCGCTATCTTCCGTTGTTGAGGATTTGCGCCACCACGTGCGCCGTCGAGTCGAAACGCTTACTGGACTGAACGTCGGCAAGATGACGATCGAGATCTCCTGGCTCCATCCGAGCAGCCACGTTAGGAAGAGCCTGACATGA
- a CDS encoding DUF6286 domain-containing protein: MRTPVPSLIRLPSRTIPSIILALLLLTAGGLGAWITGHRIITGSWPTPADTALSAIGSATVGSPAALAVAFFIALCGLSMILSALWPGLPGRLEILPDDLPGQTATKRRDLADLIRAQVEQVDGVHSVTVAIRRSRVDVLVRSVLDNLDPVQDAARQQTNEALALLAPVGISRSRVRVQRTS, encoded by the coding sequence ATGAGAACACCGGTTCCTTCACTTATCCGCCTCCCCTCCCGCACCATCCCGAGCATTATCCTCGCGCTGCTGCTCCTCACGGCCGGAGGACTGGGAGCATGGATCACAGGACACAGGATCATCACCGGAAGTTGGCCGACACCCGCTGACACTGCACTGTCCGCTATCGGCTCCGCCACTGTCGGCTCCCCCGCAGCCCTTGCAGTCGCCTTCTTTATAGCGCTATGCGGCCTGTCGATGATTCTGTCGGCACTGTGGCCGGGACTTCCCGGGCGTCTCGAGATCCTTCCGGATGATCTTCCCGGGCAGACCGCGACGAAGCGCCGCGACCTGGCGGACCTCATTCGCGCTCAGGTTGAGCAAGTTGACGGCGTCCACTCCGTCACCGTGGCCATCCGCCGCTCCCGCGTCGATGTCCTGGTCCGCAGCGTCCTGGATAACCTCGACCCCGTGCAGGATGCTGCCCGTCAACAGACCAATGAGGCGCTGGCATTGCTCGCACCCGTCGGCATTTCACGCAGCCGCGTGCGCGTCCAGCGAACGAGCTGA
- a CDS encoding RNA polymerase sigma factor, which translates to MTTPAAPPHDDRYLVLRAQDGDIGAFEKLVDRYQGRLFRSAYMIVRNRQDSEDIVQETLIQAWRSIHLVREPAAFRGWLLRICTNKATSLMRKQQRRATDPYDAESLETASNTAQASANNTADPADSSEVNAQIKALAEILASVPPNLRIVWVLREIDEMTYEEIGQTLNLTVPTVRGRLARARSLVMRMMKEWS; encoded by the coding sequence ATGACTACCCCGGCCGCGCCGCCTCACGACGACCGATATCTGGTCCTACGCGCTCAAGACGGAGACATCGGCGCGTTTGAGAAACTCGTCGATCGATATCAGGGCCGATTGTTCCGATCGGCCTACATGATCGTACGCAACCGCCAGGACAGCGAAGACATCGTCCAAGAGACGCTCATTCAAGCCTGGCGGAGCATTCACCTGGTCCGCGAGCCGGCCGCTTTTCGAGGATGGCTCTTGCGGATTTGCACGAACAAGGCCACCAGCCTGATGCGTAAACAGCAGCGCCGAGCGACCGACCCCTACGACGCTGAAAGCCTCGAGACCGCGAGTAACACTGCGCAGGCCTCTGCGAACAATACCGCCGATCCAGCTGACTCCAGCGAAGTGAACGCACAGATCAAAGCGCTGGCCGAAATCTTAGCTTCTGTGCCCCCGAACCTGCGTATCGTCTGGGTACTGAGAGAAATTGACGAGATGACGTACGAGGAGATAGGCCAAACCCTCAACCTGACCGTTCCAACCGTTCGAGGGAGGCTGGCACGCGCCCGCTCTCTCGTCATGCGCATGATGAAGGAGTGGTCCTGA